A DNA window from Luteitalea sp. contains the following coding sequences:
- a CDS encoding DUF3097 family protein — translation LEDRHGRRRNFPWGHGYLIDGAHVAVTRPAAAPAEPHPVRSASGSIAMRDHTARTARDALIKEPLRSWAGRGPSLRVVEWPRVSSLDPLPGPGPGLLGPVSGRLPLRRHPIRATARARISQFAEANKTLRCLRFFAIPR, via the coding sequence CTCGAGGATCGGCACGGCAGGCGCAGGAACTTCCCTTGGGGGCACGGTTACCTGATCGACGGTGCACACGTCGCCGTCACGCGGCCGGCCGCCGCACCAGCCGAGCCACACCCGGTGCGGTCCGCGTCCGGATCGATCGCGATGCGCGACCACACCGCGCGTACCGCTAGGGATGCGCTGATCAAAGAGCCGCTCAGGTCATGGGCGGGTCGGGGGCCTTCGCTGAGGGTCGTCGAGTGGCCACGCGTGTCCTCCCTTGACCCGCTCCCCGGGCCCGGTCCGGGCCTCCTGGGGCCGGTTTCGGGCAGGCTGCCGCTACGCCGTCACCCCATCAGGGCGACGGCACGGGCCCGCATCAGCCAGTTCGCCGAAGCGAACAAGACGCTGAGGTGTTTGAGGTTCTTCGCGATCCCGCGGTAG